The Calonectris borealis chromosome 13, bCalBor7.hap1.2, whole genome shotgun sequence genome contains a region encoding:
- the NKAP gene encoding NF-kappa-B-activating protein — MAPASRSRSPPAASPERRGRRSRSRSRERNGLKRSSHRRSRSWSRSRERTPGGPRSAAHHGHHHGKAWPEYYEKEKEEILRQRRLNERERIGELGAPEVWGLSPKVPDPDSDEHTPVEDEEAKSKSSSSDSSSEEEKKKKKKKRKKKKRKASKRKRRKHSEDSDSESESEQNSSDEDKKKNKKKKKKNRKKKYKKKKNKKSRRESSDSSSEDSDDETFQGEDLWIERSRNTEADSLIGPEAPKTHASQDDRPLNYGHALLPGEGAAMAEYVKAGKRIPRRGEIGLTSEEIASFESSGYVMSGSRHRRMEAVRLRKENQIYSADEKRALASFNQEERRKRENKILASFREMVYRKTKGKEEK; from the exons atgGCGCCGGCGTCGCGCTCCCGCAGCCCGCCGGCCGCCAGCCCCGAGCGCCGCGGCCGCAGGTCGCGCTCCCGCTCCCGCGAGCGCAACGGCCTGAAGCGCTCGAGCCACCGGCGGAGCCGCAGCTGGTCCCGCTCCCGCGAGCGCACGCCCGGCGGGCCGCGCTCCGCCGcgcaccacggccaccaccacGGCAAGGCCTGGCCCGAGTACTacgagaaggagaaggaggagatcCTGCGGCAGAG GAGActcaatgagagagagagaattggaGAACTGGGGGCACCTGAAGTCTGGGGACTGTCACCAAAGGTTCCTGACCCCGA ttccGATGAGCATACACCGGTAGAAGATGAAGAGGCAAAATCTAAGAGTAGTTCTTCAGATTCCAGCTCAGAAg aggaaaaaaagaaaaagaagaagaaaagaaagaagaaaaaacggAAGGCATCCAAAAGAAAACGCAGAAAACATTCTGAGGACAGTGACAGCGAGTCGGAGTCTGAGCAGAACTCCAGTG atgaagataaaaagaaaaacaagaagaagaaaaagaagaacagaaa GAAGAagtataagaaaaagaaaaataagaagagcaggagggaatCTAGTGATTCAAGTAGTGAAGATTCTGATGACGAAACGTTTCAAGGGGAAGATCTCTGGATTGAGAGATCAA GAAATACAGAAGCCGATAGCTTGATTGGACCAGAAGCTCCCAAAACTCATGCATCTCAGGATGATAGGCCTTTGAA ctacggACATGCCCTCTTGCCCGGTGAAGGTGCAGCAATGGCAGAGTACGTAAAAGCAGGAAAACGTATACCTCGGAGAGGTGAAATCGGCTTGACCAGTGAAGAGATTGCATCGTTTGAGAGCTCGGGTTATGTCATGAGTGGCAGCAG ACATCGCCGAATGGAAGCTGTGCGTCTGCGTAAAGAGAACCAGATTTACAGCGCAGATGAAAAGAGAGCTCTGGCGTCCTTCaaccaggaggagaggaggaaacgaGAGAATAAGATCCTTGCAAGCTTTCGAGAGATGGTCTACAGAAAGACTAAgggcaaagaggaaaaataa
- the ZBTB33 gene encoding transcriptional regulator Kaiso isoform X1, which yields MDVRAAAAVPGMEGKKLISATDTQYSSVLLQSLNEQRGHGLFCDVTVIVEDRKFRAHRNILSASSTYFHQLFSVAGQVVELSFVRAEIFAEILNYIYSSKIISIRSDLLDELIKSGQQLGVKFIADLGVPPSEGKNMPSEVKDGASETSTSSPGQKDAETQVPVIRPESQEVTDGMPVITQSFSLHGIEYETTKITVSDSDDEDDDVIFCSEIVPPKECTKDTNAATQNQPCPSPAGISDQKSCGSGGSPHLTSTTAAQKLTSSASQLSPNQTQSSAESLGSATPQHLTPNIIVLNKPLLNSSLGAGSSHQTHVTPTINLLEENQQPSNNGSLTEVETTAVDDEEVVEDDVDIISSSSPGSVSSSSLVQQPSIPKAATSEGSGVQKKQVVTFSQEPFSKPGEFKIKISDVLAGNNKEFSSGIASKHVAEGQKIITLDTATEIEGLSTGCKVYANIGEDTYDIVIPVKGDSEEGKAKLDETPKTSGGDSPNRKRMKVKHDDHYELIVDGRVYYICIVCKRSYACLTSLRRHFNVHSWEKKYPCRYCDKVFPLAEYRTKHEIHHTGERRYQCLTCGKSFINYQITASHIRSVHSQDPSGDTKLYRLHPCRSLQIRQYAYITDHSSSIPVINEGGIVYRVGTGKDGTEGTTSNPPAKQITWDDIFIPQGNEAIFKQNPSEGSTEFEFVIPESY from the exons atggacgtgcgggcggcggcggcggtgccag gaatggaggggaaaaaactgaTTTCTGCAACAGACACACAGTATTCTAGTGTGCTCCTTCAGTCTTTGAATGAACAACGTGGCCACGGACTTTTTTGTGATGTTACTGTCATCGTGGAGGACCGGAAATTTCGAGCTCACAGAAACATCCTTTCGGCTTCAAGCACGTATTTTCACCAGCTTTTCTCAGTCGCTGGGCAAGTGGTTGAACTGAGCTTTGTAAGAGCAGAAATTTTTGCAGAAATTCTTAACTATATTTATAGTTCCAAAATAATCAGCATTCGATCCGATTTACTTGATGAACTGATTAAATCTGGGCAACAGCTGGGTGTTAAATTCATAGCTGATCTGGGCGTACCTCCgtctgaaggaaaaaacatgCCAAGCGAGGTCAAAGATGGTGCTTCAGAAACTTCAACTTCTAGTCCAGGTCAAAAGGATGCTGAAACACAAGTACCTGTAATAAGGCCAGAGAGTCAAGAGGTAACGGATGGGATGCCGGTTATAACACAGTCATTCTCCTTACATGGCATAGAATATGAGACTACAAAAATTACAGTGAGTGATTCAGATGATGAGGATGATGATGTCATTTTTTGCTCTGAGATTGTTCCTCCAAAAGAATGTACTAAAGATACAAATGCTGCAACCCAGAACCAGCCTTGCCCAAGTCCGGCTGGAATTTCTGACCAAAAATCGTGTGGCAGTGGTGGCTCTCCCCATTTGACGAGCACCACAGCAGCTCAAAAACTCACTTCGTCTGCCAGTCAGCTAAGCCCAAACCAAACACAATCAAGTGCCGAATCACTTGGCTCTGCAACACCACAGCATTTGACTCCTAATATCATTGTGCTAAATAAGCCTCTACTTAACTCATCACTTGGTGCTGGCTCCTCGCATCAAACACATGTGACCCCTACAATTAATTTACTTGAGGAGAACCAGCAGCCATCTAATAATGGCTCCTTAACTGAAGTGGAAACAACTGCTGTTGATGATGAAGAGGTTGTTGAAGATGATGTCGATATCATTAGCTCCTCTAGTCCTGGTTCAGTCAGCAGTAGCTCTTTGGTTCAGCAACCTTCTATACCCAAGGCAGCAACCTCTGAAGGATCAGGTGTACAGAAAAAACAGGTTGTTACATTTTCACAAGAGCCATTTTCTAAACCtggagaatttaaaataaaaatctcggATGTCCTTGCTGGAAACAACAAGGAATTCAGTTCAGGTATAGCATCAAAGCATGTGGCAGAAGGACAGAAAATCATAACATTAGATACAGCAACTGAAATAGAAGGCCTATCCACAGGCTGTAAGGTTTATGCCAATATCGGTGAGGATACATATGACATAGTCATTCCTGTAAAGGGTGATTCCGAGGAAGGCAAAGCCAAGCTTGATGAAACGCCTAAAACATCTGGTGGTGATTCTCCAAACAGGAAACGTATGAAAGTAAAGCACGATGACCATTATGAGCTCATAGTGGATGGAAGAGTCTACTACATTTGTATTGTGTGTAAGAGATCATACGCATGTCTGACGAGTTTACGGAGACATTTTAACGTTCATTCCTGGGAGAAGAAGTATCCATGTCGATATTGTGACAAagtttttcctcttgcagaatACCGTACGAAGCATGAAATTCACCACACCGGTGAGCGAAGGTACCAGTGCTTGACATGTGGCAAATCTTTCATCAACTACCAAATTACGGCCTCCCACATAAGATCAGTTCATAGCCAAGACCCTTCTGGAGATACCAAGCTTTATCGATTGCATCCTTGCAGGTCTTTGCAGATCAGACAGTATGCATACATTACTGATCACTCAAGCAGTATACCAGTAATAAATGAGGGTGGAATTGTTTATCGTGTTGGCACAGGGAAGGATGGCACTGAAGGAACAACATCTAACCCTCCAGCCAAACAAATTACCTGGGATGACATTTTCATTCCACAGGGaaatgaagcaatttttaaacaaaatccgTCAGAGGGAAGTACTGAATTTGAGTTTGTAATACCGGAATCTTACTGA
- the ZBTB33 gene encoding transcriptional regulator Kaiso isoform X2, producing MEGKKLISATDTQYSSVLLQSLNEQRGHGLFCDVTVIVEDRKFRAHRNILSASSTYFHQLFSVAGQVVELSFVRAEIFAEILNYIYSSKIISIRSDLLDELIKSGQQLGVKFIADLGVPPSEGKNMPSEVKDGASETSTSSPGQKDAETQVPVIRPESQEVTDGMPVITQSFSLHGIEYETTKITVSDSDDEDDDVIFCSEIVPPKECTKDTNAATQNQPCPSPAGISDQKSCGSGGSPHLTSTTAAQKLTSSASQLSPNQTQSSAESLGSATPQHLTPNIIVLNKPLLNSSLGAGSSHQTHVTPTINLLEENQQPSNNGSLTEVETTAVDDEEVVEDDVDIISSSSPGSVSSSSLVQQPSIPKAATSEGSGVQKKQVVTFSQEPFSKPGEFKIKISDVLAGNNKEFSSGIASKHVAEGQKIITLDTATEIEGLSTGCKVYANIGEDTYDIVIPVKGDSEEGKAKLDETPKTSGGDSPNRKRMKVKHDDHYELIVDGRVYYICIVCKRSYACLTSLRRHFNVHSWEKKYPCRYCDKVFPLAEYRTKHEIHHTGERRYQCLTCGKSFINYQITASHIRSVHSQDPSGDTKLYRLHPCRSLQIRQYAYITDHSSSIPVINEGGIVYRVGTGKDGTEGTTSNPPAKQITWDDIFIPQGNEAIFKQNPSEGSTEFEFVIPESY from the coding sequence atggaggggaaaaaactgaTTTCTGCAACAGACACACAGTATTCTAGTGTGCTCCTTCAGTCTTTGAATGAACAACGTGGCCACGGACTTTTTTGTGATGTTACTGTCATCGTGGAGGACCGGAAATTTCGAGCTCACAGAAACATCCTTTCGGCTTCAAGCACGTATTTTCACCAGCTTTTCTCAGTCGCTGGGCAAGTGGTTGAACTGAGCTTTGTAAGAGCAGAAATTTTTGCAGAAATTCTTAACTATATTTATAGTTCCAAAATAATCAGCATTCGATCCGATTTACTTGATGAACTGATTAAATCTGGGCAACAGCTGGGTGTTAAATTCATAGCTGATCTGGGCGTACCTCCgtctgaaggaaaaaacatgCCAAGCGAGGTCAAAGATGGTGCTTCAGAAACTTCAACTTCTAGTCCAGGTCAAAAGGATGCTGAAACACAAGTACCTGTAATAAGGCCAGAGAGTCAAGAGGTAACGGATGGGATGCCGGTTATAACACAGTCATTCTCCTTACATGGCATAGAATATGAGACTACAAAAATTACAGTGAGTGATTCAGATGATGAGGATGATGATGTCATTTTTTGCTCTGAGATTGTTCCTCCAAAAGAATGTACTAAAGATACAAATGCTGCAACCCAGAACCAGCCTTGCCCAAGTCCGGCTGGAATTTCTGACCAAAAATCGTGTGGCAGTGGTGGCTCTCCCCATTTGACGAGCACCACAGCAGCTCAAAAACTCACTTCGTCTGCCAGTCAGCTAAGCCCAAACCAAACACAATCAAGTGCCGAATCACTTGGCTCTGCAACACCACAGCATTTGACTCCTAATATCATTGTGCTAAATAAGCCTCTACTTAACTCATCACTTGGTGCTGGCTCCTCGCATCAAACACATGTGACCCCTACAATTAATTTACTTGAGGAGAACCAGCAGCCATCTAATAATGGCTCCTTAACTGAAGTGGAAACAACTGCTGTTGATGATGAAGAGGTTGTTGAAGATGATGTCGATATCATTAGCTCCTCTAGTCCTGGTTCAGTCAGCAGTAGCTCTTTGGTTCAGCAACCTTCTATACCCAAGGCAGCAACCTCTGAAGGATCAGGTGTACAGAAAAAACAGGTTGTTACATTTTCACAAGAGCCATTTTCTAAACCtggagaatttaaaataaaaatctcggATGTCCTTGCTGGAAACAACAAGGAATTCAGTTCAGGTATAGCATCAAAGCATGTGGCAGAAGGACAGAAAATCATAACATTAGATACAGCAACTGAAATAGAAGGCCTATCCACAGGCTGTAAGGTTTATGCCAATATCGGTGAGGATACATATGACATAGTCATTCCTGTAAAGGGTGATTCCGAGGAAGGCAAAGCCAAGCTTGATGAAACGCCTAAAACATCTGGTGGTGATTCTCCAAACAGGAAACGTATGAAAGTAAAGCACGATGACCATTATGAGCTCATAGTGGATGGAAGAGTCTACTACATTTGTATTGTGTGTAAGAGATCATACGCATGTCTGACGAGTTTACGGAGACATTTTAACGTTCATTCCTGGGAGAAGAAGTATCCATGTCGATATTGTGACAAagtttttcctcttgcagaatACCGTACGAAGCATGAAATTCACCACACCGGTGAGCGAAGGTACCAGTGCTTGACATGTGGCAAATCTTTCATCAACTACCAAATTACGGCCTCCCACATAAGATCAGTTCATAGCCAAGACCCTTCTGGAGATACCAAGCTTTATCGATTGCATCCTTGCAGGTCTTTGCAGATCAGACAGTATGCATACATTACTGATCACTCAAGCAGTATACCAGTAATAAATGAGGGTGGAATTGTTTATCGTGTTGGCACAGGGAAGGATGGCACTGAAGGAACAACATCTAACCCTCCAGCCAAACAAATTACCTGGGATGACATTTTCATTCCACAGGGaaatgaagcaatttttaaacaaaatccgTCAGAGGGAAGTACTGAATTTGAGTTTGTAATACCGGAATCTTACTGA